One Sphaeramia orbicularis chromosome 21, fSphaOr1.1, whole genome shotgun sequence DNA window includes the following coding sequences:
- the LOC115412031 gene encoding olfactory receptor 6N2-like: MDHEYNLSYITLTGHVEVEKYRYVYFLIMLITYILIICCNSTIVCLIFLHKNLHEPMYMFIAALLWNSILFSTTIYPKLLIDFLSEIQVITYSACLFQFFLFYSLGASEFLLLAAMSYDRYVSICKPLQYITIMTQTTVTVVLVLSWLLPVCLILVLVILSADMKLCEFTLKGIFCNNSVYQLTCVNSKVRSIFGAVTFSNIVVFPLLFIIFTYSKIFIISFQSSSEVRKKAAQTCLPHLLVLVGCTCLCVFDVSIPRLETELPKLARLIMTLQVVSYHPLFNPIIYGLKMTEISKHLKRLFCPSRMG; the protein is encoded by the coding sequence ATGGATCATGAATATAATTTGTCATATATTACTCTTACTGGGCACGTTGAAGTGGAAAAATACAGATATGTTTATTTTCTGATCATGTTAATAACATATATTCTAATAATATGTTGTAATTCTACTATTGTATGTCTTATATTCCTTCACAAAAACCTCCATGAGCCGATGTATATGTTTATTGCAGCTCTGTTATGGAACTCTATTCTTTTCAGCACTACTATCTATCCAAAGCTACTGATTGACTTTTTATCTGAAATACAGGTCATAACTTATTCAGCCTgtctatttcagttttttctgttttattctttgGGTGCTTCAGAATTCTTATTGTTGGCAGCCATGTCCTATGACAGgtatgtgtctatatgtaaaCCGTTGCAGTATATAACTATAATGACACAAACAACAGTCACTGTTGTCCTGGTTTTATCATGGCTTCTACCTGTGTGTTTGATTTTAGTGCTAGTGATACTCAGTGCTGATATGAAACTTTGTGAGTTCACGTTAAAAGGAATTTTTTGCAACAATTCAGTTTACCAACTTACTTGTGTGAATTCCAAAGTACGGTCTATATTTGGTGCAGTTACTTTTTCAAACATTGTAGTGTTTCCTCTTCTTTTTATAATTTTTACATACTCTAAAATATTTATAATATCGTTTCAAAGTAGTAGTGAAGTCAGGAAAAAAGCTGCACAGACCTGTTTACCCCACTTGCTTGTTTTAGTCGGTTGTACTTGTTTATGCGTATTTGATGTCAGTATACCTCGGTTGGAGACTGAACTTCCAAAACTTGCACGTTTAATAATGACGTTACAAGTAGTTTCGTATCATCCACTATTTAATCCAATCATATATGgactaaaaatgacagaaatttcCAAACACCTCAAGAGGTTGTTCTGTCCATCTAGAATGGGTTAA